In Fundidesulfovibrio putealis DSM 16056, the following proteins share a genomic window:
- a CDS encoding outer membrane homotrimeric porin — translation MKRLITLALLGLMALGCAATASAATEVKMTGDARIWGNFWSNINYTGWNTTGTNTGDALTIWERFRLRTDFIANENLKFRLGIRVNNTPWGNGTFTVDNPAVSIDVYQAYLQFKWPNTDVEFTLGLQDMDLPISSQGLFNSNPVLGGTRAAAAVFVIPVVDQFKVIGGFTRLLDTNRDFDPTTTQVPDELDAYFLALPITLDGFAATPWAVLSFGGKNANYVTPVGTSPRFTNQSLATNLASAGYMLGPVGFRQAQTTYWWVGSAFAVTALDPFKFYADVMYGEGAANDGKNRRGGLFFDVAAEYGGFDMLTPQVAFWYSTGEDSSTRNGSERMPTVVGSWGPSTSFLLDSGQAFSGHMGLNPTGSWGFAASLNKMSFIENLTHRLTFTYARGTNSGRALRAANALWGTGSYVQMGRDLTTNEYVVGVNFDNQYNIYENLAAIVEAGWAHGQFEKSVWGRRMVNQSQNGDAWKVAFGIQYKF, via the coding sequence ATGAAACGATTGATCACCCTGGCGCTGCTCGGCCTCATGGCACTCGGCTGCGCGGCGACCGCCTCCGCAGCCACCGAGGTCAAAATGACCGGCGATGCACGTATATGGGGCAACTTCTGGTCCAACATCAACTACACCGGCTGGAACACCACGGGCACCAACACCGGCGATGCCCTGACCATCTGGGAGCGCTTCCGCCTGCGCACGGACTTCATCGCCAATGAGAACCTGAAGTTCCGCTTAGGCATCCGCGTGAACAACACCCCCTGGGGCAACGGAACGTTCACCGTGGACAACCCGGCCGTTTCCATCGACGTGTACCAAGCCTACTTGCAATTCAAGTGGCCCAACACCGACGTGGAGTTCACCCTGGGCTTGCAGGACATGGACCTGCCGATCTCCTCTCAAGGGCTGTTCAATTCTAACCCCGTGTTGGGCGGAACGCGCGCTGCGGCCGCCGTGTTTGTCATTCCTGTGGTAGACCAATTCAAGGTCATCGGCGGCTTCACCCGCCTGCTGGACACCAACAGGGACTTCGATCCCACCACTACTCAGGTGCCCGACGAATTGGACGCCTACTTCCTCGCTCTGCCCATCACCCTGGACGGTTTCGCCGCAACTCCCTGGGCCGTGCTCTCCTTCGGCGGCAAGAACGCCAACTATGTCACCCCCGTGGGCACGTCCCCCCGATTCACGAACCAGTCTCTGGCCACCAACCTGGCCTCGGCTGGCTACATGCTGGGACCCGTCGGCTTCCGTCAGGCCCAGACCACGTACTGGTGGGTCGGCAGTGCGTTCGCAGTCACCGCACTGGATCCGTTCAAGTTCTATGCGGACGTGATGTACGGCGAGGGAGCCGCCAACGACGGCAAGAACCGTCGCGGCGGCCTGTTCTTCGACGTGGCCGCCGAGTACGGCGGATTCGACATGCTGACCCCGCAGGTGGCCTTCTGGTACTCCACCGGCGAGGACAGCTCCACCCGTAACGGCTCAGAGCGGATGCCCACCGTCGTGGGTTCCTGGGGCCCCTCCACTTCGTTCTTGCTCGACTCCGGCCAGGCGTTCTCGGGCCATATGGGGTTGAACCCCACCGGTTCCTGGGGCTTCGCCGCCTCCCTGAACAAGATGTCCTTCATTGAGAACCTGACCCACCGCCTGACCTTCACGTACGCTCGCGGCACCAACTCCGGCCGCGCCCTGCGCGCCGCCAACGCCCTCTGGGGCACCGGCAGCTATGTCCAGATGGGCCGCGACCTGACCACCAACGAGTATGTGGTGGGCGTCAACTTCGACAACCAGTACAACATCTACGAGAACTTGGCCGCCATCGTCGAGGCTGGTTGGGCTCACGGCCAGTTCGAAAAGAGCGTCTGGGGACGCCGCATGGTGAACCAGTCCCAGAACGGCGACGCCTGGAAGGTCGCCTTCGGCATTCAATACAAGTTCTAA